In Brienomyrus brachyistius isolate T26 chromosome 14, BBRACH_0.4, whole genome shotgun sequence, the following proteins share a genomic window:
- the LOC125707061 gene encoding cannabinoid receptor type 1A-like isoform X1: MWTSFLKVVLGKVSGFFLSPRGLTMKSILDGVADTTFRTITTGLQYLSSNDAIYDDATIDADFTKGIYSAQKPLSAFRSNAFQGKVPSDEELIFKGVPFYPTNVTELFGNRSGATLGGDSLQCGENFMDMECFMILTPSQQLAVAVMALTLGTFTVLENLVILCVILQSHTLRCRPSYHFIGSLAVADLLGSVIFVYSFLDFHVLHRKDTPNVFLFKLGGVTASFTASVGSLFLTAIDRYISIHKPLSYKRIVTKTKAIVAFCLMWGISIIIAVLPLLGWNCKRLNSVCSDIFPLIDENYLMFWIGVTSVLLLFIIYAYMFILWKAHHHAKRMIRRSSQKSIIVYAADGTKVQTTRPEQTRMDIRLAKTLVLILVVLIICWGPVLAIMVYDLFWKMNNFTKTVFAFCSMLCLFNSTVNPVIYALRSKDLRHAFLGFFQACRGTSRTLDNSLESDYQNVRNASRAAESCVKTTVKIAKVTMSISTETSAEAV, translated from the exons ATGTGGACAAGCTTTTTGAAG GTTGTCTTGGGAAAAGTTTCAGGCTTTTTTTTATCTCCAAGAGGCCTAACCATGAAATCTATACTGGATGGTGTAGCTGACACAACCTTCCGAACGATTACTACTGGCCTGCAGTACCTCAGTTCCAATGATGCCATTTACGACGATGCCACCATAGATGCCGACTTCACCAAAGGCATATATTCCGCGCAGAAGCCCCTGTCGGCATTCCGCAGCAATGCCTTCCAGGGGAAAGTGCCGAGCGACGAGGAGCTCATCTTCAAAGGCGTCCCCTTCTATCCCACCAACGTCACCGAGCTTTTCGGCAACAGGAGCGGTGCCACTTTGGGAGGTGACAGTCTCCAGTGTGGGGAGAACTTCATGGACATGGAGTGTTTCATGATCCTGACGCCCAGCCAGCAGCTGGCCGTGGCCGTGATGGCTCTCACTCTGGGCACATTCACCGTTCTTGAGAACTTGGTGATACTCTGCGTGATCCTACAGTCCCACACGCTGCGCTGCCGTCCCTCCTACCATTTCATTGGCAGCCTGGCTGTGGCTGACCTGCTGGGAAGCGTCATCTTCGTCTACAGCTTCCTGGACTTCCATGTGTTGCACAGGAAGGACACCCCCAACGTTTTCCTGTTCAAGCTGGGCGGGGTCACGGCCTCGTTCACCGCTTCGGTGGGGAGCCTCTTTCTCACTGCCATCGATCGCTACATCTCCATTCACAAGCCGCTGTCCTACAAGCGAATTGTCACCAAGACAAAGGCCATCGTTGCCTTCTGTTTGATGTGGGGTATCTCAATCATCATCGCAGTGCTTCCTCTGCTGGGCTGGAACTGTAAGAGACTCAACTCCGTGTGCTCGGACATCTTTCCCCTCATCGATGAGAACTACCTGATGTTTTGGATCGGGGTGACCAGCGTGCTCTTGCTCTTCATCATCTACGCGTACATGTTCATCCTGTGGAAAGCACACCACCATGCAAAACGCATGATTAGGCGAAGCTCCCAAAAGAGCATCATAGTCTACGCTGCAGATGGCACCAAGGTGCAGACCACCCGTCCGGAACAGACACGTATGGACATCCGACTGGCCAAGACGCTAGTGCTCATCCTGGTAGTGctgatcatctgctggggtccTGTCCTGGCCATCATGGTCTATGATCTCTTCTGGAAGATGAACAACTTCACCAAGACGGTCTTTGCCTTCTGCAGCATGCTCTGCTTGTTCAACTCCACAGTCAACCCCGTCATCTACGCCCTCAGGAGCAAAGACTTGCGCCATGCCTTCCTGGGCTTTTTCCAAGCGTGCAGGGGCACCAGTCGGACGTTAGACAACAGCTTGGAATCTGATTACCAGAATGTCAGGAATGCCAGTAGGGCAGCTGAAAGCTGTGTGAAGACCACAGTAAAAATAGCCAAAGTGACCATGTCCATCTCAACCGAGACATCTGCAGAGGCTGTCTGA
- the LOC125707061 gene encoding cannabinoid receptor type 1A-like isoform X2: protein MKSILDGVADTTFRTITTGLQYLSSNDAIYDDATIDADFTKGIYSAQKPLSAFRSNAFQGKVPSDEELIFKGVPFYPTNVTELFGNRSGATLGGDSLQCGENFMDMECFMILTPSQQLAVAVMALTLGTFTVLENLVILCVILQSHTLRCRPSYHFIGSLAVADLLGSVIFVYSFLDFHVLHRKDTPNVFLFKLGGVTASFTASVGSLFLTAIDRYISIHKPLSYKRIVTKTKAIVAFCLMWGISIIIAVLPLLGWNCKRLNSVCSDIFPLIDENYLMFWIGVTSVLLLFIIYAYMFILWKAHHHAKRMIRRSSQKSIIVYAADGTKVQTTRPEQTRMDIRLAKTLVLILVVLIICWGPVLAIMVYDLFWKMNNFTKTVFAFCSMLCLFNSTVNPVIYALRSKDLRHAFLGFFQACRGTSRTLDNSLESDYQNVRNASRAAESCVKTTVKIAKVTMSISTETSAEAV from the coding sequence ATGAAATCTATACTGGATGGTGTAGCTGACACAACCTTCCGAACGATTACTACTGGCCTGCAGTACCTCAGTTCCAATGATGCCATTTACGACGATGCCACCATAGATGCCGACTTCACCAAAGGCATATATTCCGCGCAGAAGCCCCTGTCGGCATTCCGCAGCAATGCCTTCCAGGGGAAAGTGCCGAGCGACGAGGAGCTCATCTTCAAAGGCGTCCCCTTCTATCCCACCAACGTCACCGAGCTTTTCGGCAACAGGAGCGGTGCCACTTTGGGAGGTGACAGTCTCCAGTGTGGGGAGAACTTCATGGACATGGAGTGTTTCATGATCCTGACGCCCAGCCAGCAGCTGGCCGTGGCCGTGATGGCTCTCACTCTGGGCACATTCACCGTTCTTGAGAACTTGGTGATACTCTGCGTGATCCTACAGTCCCACACGCTGCGCTGCCGTCCCTCCTACCATTTCATTGGCAGCCTGGCTGTGGCTGACCTGCTGGGAAGCGTCATCTTCGTCTACAGCTTCCTGGACTTCCATGTGTTGCACAGGAAGGACACCCCCAACGTTTTCCTGTTCAAGCTGGGCGGGGTCACGGCCTCGTTCACCGCTTCGGTGGGGAGCCTCTTTCTCACTGCCATCGATCGCTACATCTCCATTCACAAGCCGCTGTCCTACAAGCGAATTGTCACCAAGACAAAGGCCATCGTTGCCTTCTGTTTGATGTGGGGTATCTCAATCATCATCGCAGTGCTTCCTCTGCTGGGCTGGAACTGTAAGAGACTCAACTCCGTGTGCTCGGACATCTTTCCCCTCATCGATGAGAACTACCTGATGTTTTGGATCGGGGTGACCAGCGTGCTCTTGCTCTTCATCATCTACGCGTACATGTTCATCCTGTGGAAAGCACACCACCATGCAAAACGCATGATTAGGCGAAGCTCCCAAAAGAGCATCATAGTCTACGCTGCAGATGGCACCAAGGTGCAGACCACCCGTCCGGAACAGACACGTATGGACATCCGACTGGCCAAGACGCTAGTGCTCATCCTGGTAGTGctgatcatctgctggggtccTGTCCTGGCCATCATGGTCTATGATCTCTTCTGGAAGATGAACAACTTCACCAAGACGGTCTTTGCCTTCTGCAGCATGCTCTGCTTGTTCAACTCCACAGTCAACCCCGTCATCTACGCCCTCAGGAGCAAAGACTTGCGCCATGCCTTCCTGGGCTTTTTCCAAGCGTGCAGGGGCACCAGTCGGACGTTAGACAACAGCTTGGAATCTGATTACCAGAATGTCAGGAATGCCAGTAGGGCAGCTGAAAGCTGTGTGAAGACCACAGTAAAAATAGCCAAAGTGACCATGTCCATCTCAACCGAGACATCTGCAGAGGCTGTCTGA